In Trifolium pratense cultivar HEN17-A07 linkage group LG7, ARS_RC_1.1, whole genome shotgun sequence, a genomic segment contains:
- the LOC123894717 gene encoding transmembrane E3 ubiquitin-protein ligase FLY1-like, protein MVDFQRLELLLFQRRMWHENLFHVVFGCWVVLFLLCPVSGLRPLRDDQFQLTRKDESFVGPFSEWNITGTYKGTWKFLDTANGSSRFPDTGRTNGNSIITLSSTRTTITGVHYVHGIVIFDDLFDNEHDDGGAQISFEGVYIWPFKQLRMVTNSGKEGELNQYEDYILPNPYRLLAAFSSQTLQGSSRDKMWRRKHSMMHELEKHCNAEISATVSHLPSSKYEGEQDHFSLEGLMKSPPVDDGTDCLSPLLLNATSVIRIDVDYNKAVYYTLMVTFVSFLQVLLLNRQIMHSGTQSGAAKVSILMIGQQALMDAHFTLLHLTIGMIVESLLIAFATVAFFKFVLFSIFETRYLIAIWKAGSRSLINAEGYEAPRHEMWRELSLLHSCLYGTLLMAGIISMYELHNHMKLILLLMYTFWIPQIIRNVIHDSRKPLDPHYILGITVTRLAIPLYIFGFPNNFMHIEPDKNWCVCLTLFLGLQAVFLLLQHYLGPRWFIPRQMLPEKYNYHRKFDHTKRHATECVICMTDIDLFRRTSDCMVTPCDHFFHSGCLQIWMDIKMECPTCRRALPSA, encoded by the exons ATGGTTGACTTTCAAAGATTGGAACTTTTGCTGTTTCAGAGGAGAATGTGGCATGAAAATTTGTTCCATGTTGTATTTGGTTGTTGGGTTGTTCTGTTTTTACTTTGTCCTGTGTCTGGTCTCAGACCCTTAAGGGATGATCAG TTTCAATTAACAAGAAAGGACGAAAGTTTCGTAGGTCCATTTTCAGAATGGAACATAACAGGAACATACAAAG GGACTTGGAAATTTTTAGATACCGCAAATGGCTCCTCAAGATTTCCAGACACCGGAAGAACAAATGGCAATTCCATAATCACATTAAGTAGTACACGTACGACGATAACTGGAGTACATTATGTCCAT GGAATAGTTATATTCGATGATTTGTTTGACAACGAGCATGATGATGGTGGTGCTCAAATCAGCTTCGAAGGTGTATACATATGGCCTTTTAAACAGCTCAGAATGGTAACAAACAG TGGAAAAGAAGGAGAGTTGAATCAGTATGAAGATTATATTTTACCGAATCCATATCGTCTT CTTGCAGCTTTCTCATCTCAGACACTGCAAGGTTCGTCGCGAGATAAGATGTGGAGAAGAAAACATT CTATGATGCATGAATTGGAGAAACATTGTAATGCCGAAATTTCTGCGACGGTTTCACACTTGCCATCATCAAAATATG AAGGCGAGCAAGACCATTTTTCTCTCGAAGGGTTAATGAAGAGTCCTCCGGTGGATGATGGCACGGACTGCTTGTCACCGTTACTATTAAATGCGACTTCTGTTATAAGAATTGATGTCGACTATAACAAAGCAGTCTACTATACTTTGATGGTTACTTTT GTCTCTTTCTTGCAAGTTCTTCTGTTGAATCGTCAAATCATGCATAGCGGCACTCAATCT GGAGCTGCTAAGGTGTCGATACTAATGATTGGTCAACAGGCGTTAATGGATGCCCATTTTacccttttacatctgactatAGGAATGATAGTTG AATCCTTGTTAATTGCTTTTGCAACGGTTGCATTTTTCAAGTTTGTGCTCTTCTCAATATTTGAGACGAGATATCTCATTGCCATTTGGAAGGCAGGTAGTAGGTCTTTGATTAACGCAGAAGGTTACGAGGCTCCGAGGCATGAAATGTGGCGTGAGCTTTCACTGTTACACAGTTGTTTAT ATGGGACACTGTTAATGGCAGGCATTATAAGCATGTATGAGTTACATAATCATATGAAACTGATTCTTCTTCTTATGTATACCTTTTGGATACCTCAGATAATCCGCAATGTTATTCATGATTCACGCAAACCTTTGGATCCTcattatatattaggaataactGTTACTCGGCTCGCAATCccattatatatatttggtttCCCGAACAACTTCATGCACATCGAACCAGACAAGAACTGGTGTGTTTGTTTGACATTGTTTCTTGGGCTTCAAGCTGtgtttcttctccttcaacacTATCTTGGACCGCGTTGGTTCATTCCTCGTCAG ATGCTACCTGAGAAATACAACTATCATAGGAAGTTTGATCATACTAAAAGACATGCTACAGAATGTGTTATTTGCATGACAGACATTGATCTTTTTCGCAGAACTAGTGATTGCATG GTGACACCTTGTGATCATTTCTTCCATTCTGGTTGCTTGCAAATATGGATGGATATAAAGATGGAGTGTCCAACTTGCCGTCGCGCTTTACCATCTGCTTAG
- the LOC123894720 gene encoding zinc finger CCCH domain-containing protein 2-like — MTTICAEQQQHKFHSSYQPLSPKKSLREIDIPPRKLLTRRSTTAADMFSDDTILQKFLPHNDSDSDSDDPYSSDHFRMYEFKVRRCTRSRSHDWTDCPFAHPGEKARRRDPRRFHYSGTVCPEYRRGSCNRGDSCEFAHGVFECWLHPARYRTEACKDGKNCKRKVCFFAHTPRQLRILPVTSSSSSNEHFSCNKKNNKILNNHVASKSNNCCLYCHCGGNGAIDSPTSTLFGLSHFSSPPVSPPMSPMKPRNGVSSLSRYGSSINSNNLRYRDMLIELLGSFDGLNFNEGSSSSSSSPVSGAKALQNQIQNNMNMGYLDIPLNSEEHIQNQNQFIVSPSSFDNQQQHFNILSPIHQNLTVPSFNDIDDSNMMINNKMMFLGNNENNKVVVGGGDAPDLGWVNELLM; from the coding sequence ATGACTACTATTTGTGCTGAGCAACAACAACACAAGTTTCATTCTTCTTACCAACCCCTCTCCCCCAAAAAATCCTTAAGAGAAATTGATATCCCACCAAGAAAACTCCTCACCCGCCGTAGCACCACCGCTGCCGACATGTTTTCCGACGACACCATCCTTCAAAAGTTCCTTCCACATAATGATTCTGACTCTGATTCGGACGATCCTTACTCGTCCGATCATTTTCGTATGTACGAATTCAAAGTCCGCCGGTGCACTCGTAGCCGGAGTCACGACTGGACAGACTGTCCATTCGCACACCCTGGTGAAAAAGCTCGCCGCCGTGATCCACGGCGGTTTCATTACTCAGGAACTGTTTGTCCTGAGTATCGCCGCGGTAGCTGTAACCGCGGTGATTCTTGTGAATTTGCTCATGGAGTTTTTGAATGCTGGCTTCATCCTGCTAGATACAGAACAGAAGCTTGCAAAGATGGTAAAAATTGTAAGAGAAAAGTTTGTTTCTTTGCACACACTCCTCGTCAATTAAGAATCCTTCCGGtaacttcttcatcttcttcaaatgAACATTTTTCAtgcaataagaaaaataataagattTTGAATAACCATGTTgcttcaaaatcaaacaattgctGTTTGTATTGTCATTGTGGTGGTAATGGTGCTATTGACTCTCCAACTTCAACACTTTTTGGTTTGTCTCATTTTTCTTCGCCGCCGGTGTCACCTCCTATGTCTCCGATGAAGCCAAGAAATGGTGTTTCATCTCTCTCACGCTACGGTTCTTCGATTAATAGTAACAATCTTCGTTACAGAGACATGCTTATTGAACTTTTGGGTTCATTTGATGGTTTAAATTTCAATGaaggttcatcttcttcttcttcttcccctGTTTCTGGTGCTAAAGCACTTCAGAATCAGATACAGAACAATATGAACATGGGTTATCTTGATATTCCTCTTAACTCTGAGGAACATattcagaatcagaatcagttTATTGTTTCACCTTCTTCTTTTGATAATCAACAGCAACATTTCAATATTCTTTCACCAATTCATCAGAATTTGACAGTACCAAGTTTCAATGATATTGATGACAGTAACATGATGATTAATAACAAAATGATGTTTTTGGGAAATAATGAGAataataaggttgttgttggtggtggtgatgcTCCTGATCTTGGATGGGTTAATGAGCTTCTGATGTAG
- the LOC123894719 gene encoding non-specific lipid-transfer protein 3-like: MAHLVAFITLFLITMCPISSSISCDNVYWEFVTCLRYLATYETDPTSRCCKTVAKLNKDVETICECIENLANDLDIRFDLSRINDLPNKCHEPKSLPIFNMNCTKINH, translated from the exons atGGCTCACCTTGTAGCTTTCATTACTCTTTTTCTCATAACAATGTGTCCAATTTCTTCATCAATATCTTGTGATAATGTGTATTGGGAATTTGTAACATGTCTTAGGTACCTTGCAACTTATGAAACTGATCCAACATCACGTTGTTGCAAAACTGTAGCTAAACTGAATAAGGATGTTGAAACTATTTGTGAATGTATTGAGAATTTGGCAAATGATTTAGATATCCGTTTTGATCTTTCTCGTATTAATGATCTTCCAAACAAATGTCATGAACCAAAATCTTTGCCTATTTTCAATATGAATTGTACCAA GATTAATCACTGA
- the LOC123894718 gene encoding putative E3 ubiquitin-protein ligase RING1a — protein sequence MPAQKRSLPEFMDDEETSQLVHHSRHVKHQQNNRDPLFIDQQQQQHQVEEDEEEEEDDDDDDQQEHDEEEDEQGEEEEDEEEAEDDDGGDEDEQHNNDDKEKSQDSDEDPSSDDEEKPEYVYIELANIRKDVQCPICLGIIKKTRTVMECLHRFCRECIDKSMRLGNNECPACRTHCASRRSLRDDPNYDALIAVLYPNIEKYEEEELEFREEEKNRNKQIQASIAKVFQRQSEALGKKRKDTPGSSSFVTRSQRNQRNLQSRRQNQTTDVQGSENDENGNNDRDSSSGDERGTEHRQRKRKRWTRVRPSQPSSSLASPDGGSVESDTDINRENRGTSRQVTKPRKLTWGRGGFRSNTRYGSGGGSNSKNSRSGRMSKLVDHLKNLDENTAEFEVHLMFISPDKETTPSLEKLHLSCRPTLSVKNLYEYVASQTPLKAEEVEILAVKGCSGVNCDKSTDENSLPDCDELTSLVIDPQKDELEVLQAHETVAEIRSKSISKRGHLILAYKRKV from the exons ATGCCAGCCCAGAAGCGTTCCTTACCTGAGTTCATGGACGATGAAGAAACTTCACAGCTTGTTCACCATTCTCGCCATGTCAAACATCAACAGAACAACCGCGACCCACTCTTCATcgaccaacaacaacaacagcaccaagtcgaagaagatgaagaagaagaagaagatgatgatgatgatgatcagcAAGAGCAcgatgaggaagaagatgagcaaggagaagaagaggaagatgaagaagaggctgaagatgatgatggtggtgatGAAGATGAGCAGCACAATAACGATGACAAAGAAAAATCACAGG ATTCCGATGAAGACCCATCTTCTGATGATGAAGAAAAGCCTGA ATATGTGTACATAGAACTTGCGAATATTCGTAAAGATGTCCAATGTCCAATTTGCCTCG GTATTATTAAGAAAACAAGAACTGTTATGGAATGCTTGCACCGCTTTTGCAGGGAATGCATTGACAAATCAATGCGGCTGGG GAACAATGAATGTCCTGCTTGCCGCACACACTGCGCCAGCCGTCGCTCCTTGAGAGATGATCCAAACTATGATGCCCTTATTGCTGTTTTATATCCAAATATTGAGAAGTATGAGGAAGAG GAGCTTGAATTTCGTGAAGAGGAGAAGAACCGAAATAAGCAG ATTCAAGCTTCAATAGCAAAAGTATTTCAACGGCAATCTGAAGCACTAGGCAAGAAACGTAAAGATACACCAGGTTCAAGTTCATTTGTGACAAGATCACAGCGTAATCAAAGAAACCTTCAGTCTAGGAGACAAAATCAAACGACTGATGTTCAAGGATCTGAAAATGACGAAAATGGCAATAATGACAGAGACTCGTCTTCTGGCGATGAGCGCGGCACAGAACACCGACAGAGAAAACGAAAGAGATGGACCAGGGTTCGCCCCTCTCAGCCCTCATCATCACTGGCAAGTCCTGATGGTGGAAGCGTAGAAAGTGATACGGATATAAATAGAGAAAATCGAGGAACTTCAAGGCAGGTGACAAAACCTAGAAAGCTTACTTGGGGTAGGGGTGGTTTTCGGAGCAACACGAGATATGGAAGTGGTGGTGGTAGTAACAGCAAAAATTCCCGCAGTGGTCGAATGTCTAAGTTGGTTGACCATCTCAAAAACTTGGATGAAAACACTGCTGAG TTTGAAGTTCATCTCATGTTTATTTCTCCGGACAAAGAAACTACACCAAGTTTGGAGAAGCTTCACCTGAGTTGCCGACCAACTTTGTCTGTCAAGAACCTTTATGAA TATGTTGCTAGTCAGACACCTTTGAAAGCTGAAGAAGTTGAGATACTGGCAGTTAAAGGATGCAGCGGTGTAAATTGTGACAAGTCAACTGATGAGAATTCACTCCCGGATTGTGATGAGCTAACATCACTGGTTATAGATCCACAAAAAGATGAACTAGAAGTTTTGCAAGCTCATGAAACTGTGGCAGAGATTAGATCCAAAAGCATATCTAAAAGGGGCCATTTG ATTCTGGCATACAAGAGGAAGGTCTAG